The Gammaproteobacteria bacterium genome includes the window CGGCGGCGGGATTGCTGGTGGCCGTTGTGATTGCTTTGCCGCTCGGAATATTGGCGGCGGTGCGCAAGGGCACGGCCTGGGACCAGGGATCTATGGCATTTGCCATGCTTGGGGTGTCCATTCCAAACTTCTGGATGGGCCCGCTGCTGATACTGGTGTTTTCTTTTTGGCTCGGGTGGTTTCCCGTGAGCGGCATGGAGGGGATACGCTCTCTTGTGTTGCCGGCATTTACGCTCGGGACTGCCCTTGCGGCCATTCTTTCGCGCATGGTACGCGCTGCGTTGCTTGAGGTGCTCAGCGAGGACTATATTCGCGCAGCTCGTGCCAAGGGCCTCAATAACCGGACAGTAGTGCTTCACCATGGGTTGAGAAATGCTGCTTTGCCCGTGATCACGGTCCTCGGCCTCCAGCTAGGAGCCCTACTTGGGGGCGCAGTGATTACAGAAACCATATTCGCATGGCCCGGTATCGGACAGTTGACCATCGAAGCGATCCAACGTCGGGACTATCCTGTGGTCCAAGCCTGCGTGATGTTAATCAGCTTGGCTTATGTGTTGGTGAACACACTGACAGACGTAGCTTATGCTGCGCTTGATCCGCGGGTGCGATTGCACACGTGAGCATACGATTAGCGCTTCCCACGGCAGTCATGGTGCTCTGGTGCTCTGTTGCCCTAATTGCACCGTGGTTGCCGCTGGAACCCGATGAGATCTTTTTATCAAAGATTCTAATGCGCCCCAGCTCGGAAGCCTGGCTAGGTTACGACGATCTTGGTCGTTCGATCGCGGATCGCCTGGCGATGGGGGCTCGCACATCACTCGCTGTCGCATTCTCAGTTATATTTGTCTCGCTTGTGGTTGGTATATTTGTGGGGATAGTGAGTGCATGGCTTGGAGGATGGTGGGACCATGTGATTGTTCGCATCATCGATATCTTCATCGCCTTTCCCGGCATCCTGCTTGCTATTGCATTGGCGGGGCTATTGGGGCCTGGTATCGCGAATGCAGTGATTGCTCTGGCGGTTGTAGGCTGGGTAGGTTTTGCGCGGTTGGCCCGCGCACAAACCTTGACTGTAAAACACCGGGAACACATTGATGCGGCACGGTCCCTCGGAACAGGGCGTTGGCGGATCGGTGCACGCCATCTGTTGCCATTGATCACTGCACCGCTCATTGTGGAAGCAACGTTTGGAATCGCAAGCGTGGTTATTGCCGAGGCCAGCTTATCGTTCTTGGGATTGGGTGTGCAGCCGCCAGCCGCTTCTTGGGGGAGTATGATCCGTGATGGCACACGCTACATGCTGGTTTCACCGCACATGGTATTGGCCCCGGGGTTGGCGATTCTACTCGTCGTACTCTCAATCAATCTGCTTGGCGATAGGCTGCGTGATTGGATGGATGTGCGCAGGAAATAATAGGTCTCGTGTGTCCAATTCATACAATGGTCCGTCCGTGATTGAGGAATAGCGATGTCGCTCGGGTCTATTATGTTTGACGTTGCCGGGGCAGCGTTGCAACCCGAAGAACGGGAGATGCTTCAACATCCGCTTACTGGTGGTGTGATCCTCTTTAGTCGTAACTATGAATCGCCCGATCAAATCGGAGAGTTCGTGGACGAAATCCATCGACTAAGGGAACCACGTCTGCTCGTGGCGGTTGATCATGAAGGGGGCCGAGTGCAGCGATTCCGGCAAGGCTTTACGCAACTACCTGCCTGCGGTTTGTTGGGCGAGATCTATGGATCAGATAGCGAAAGGGGTGTGCGCCTTGCCGAGGATGTGGGTTGGGTGATGGCCGCCGAGCTGCGTGCCATTGGAGTGGATTTCAGTTTTTCACCGGTGCTGGATCTGAGAAAGGGTGTGAGCAAGGTTATTGATGATCGTGCGTTTCATCGCAACGCGGAGGCTGTCGCAGCGCTTGCCTATGCTTATGTGAAAGGGATGAAAAACGCGGGTATGGGCGCTGTAGGCAAGCACTTTCCCGGGCACGGTTCCGTGGCCGAGGATTCCCATCATACAATGCCGGTGGATAGTCGGCGCTTTGAGGACATTGAAATGGAAGATCTTGTGCCATTTGAGCGCCTTATTCACTATGGGATCCCCGCCATGATGCCCGCCCACGTGATCTTCTCTCGTGTGGATGACCGGCCGTCTGGCTTTTCCGCCGTATGGCTGAAACAGGTGCTGCGCAACCAGCTTGGATTTCAGGGTGCTGTATTCAGCGATGATATTGGCATGGCGGCGGCGGGAGTGGCTGGCGACTTCGTGGAACGTGCCCGCAGTGCCTTGGATGCGGGTTGTGATATGGTCGTGATTTGTAACAATCTCGACGGGGCCGCTGAGATCTTGGAGAAGCTTGGACAACATCCAGACCCGACTTCTCAGGTCCGACTGATGCGTATGCATGGGCGACCAGCACAAGATCGCATTGCGCTGCGAAACGATGAGAAGTGGCAGCGTGTGTCATGCGCGGTCGAAGCCATCGAACAGGCCCCAGAGCTGAATCTCGGCGATGATCAACTTGCCTAAGTTAGCCGATGAGTCATTCTGCGATGACAGATGAACGTCCCTACCCAACACAGGCATGATGCGACTCATTGATTTACGCTTCAATCAGCGCGGAAAACGCAAGATGCGGATCGTAACACCCCTCATGTTGACACTTTTTACCTTGTCGTCAGCCTGGGCTGAGCAGGGATTGTCCGCTGTATGCGAGCCCCTTGTGCTAGTGGCCGATGGGGCGCCTGTTACGCTCAAGCATTCCAAGGGATTATTGTGGAAGGTGTCTAAAAGTTTCACCAAACCAAGTTATCTGTTTGGCACTATGCACGTGGTGGATCCACGTATCGTGAATCTGCCTCCGGCCGTGCAAGTGGTATTTGACCAAAGCGACACCTTTGTGATGGAAGCGGTGCTCGATGTCCCGGAGATGCTGGAGTTTTCTCAGATGATGTTTTTCGCGGATGGAACCCGTCTTGATGCGCTTTTAGGTGATCAGCTTTTTGATATGACTGCGGACGCCTTGGCTTACTATGGCATATCAAGAGAGGTGGCTGAGAGCATGAAGCCATGGGGCGCCTATTTGACATTGAATATTCCTCCTGCACTTGGCGTCCCACTGGACTTTATGTTGCTTGAAAGTGCTCGCATTAACGGTGCCGCTGTGTATGGCCTGGAGACGCTCAATGAGCAGGCCCGCGTCATGGATGATATGGCTATTGACGACCAGGTGAAGCTGCTGCGAGATACCGTCTGCAATTACGATGTTGTACAGAAGGACATAGAACAGATGAAGGATCGCTATTTAGATCGTGACTTGGCAGGGTTGTGGGCCTTTACAGACAAGTACGAGGTACAGGATACCGCGGGCTACCAGAAGCTCATGACCAGACTTCTGTCAGACCGTAATCGTCGTATGGTCGAGCGAATGCAGCCGATGTTGGCTAGAGGTAATGCCTTCATCGCCATTGGTGCGCTTCATTTGCCCGGGAACCGCGGTGTACTATCACTATTGGAGGAGCGCGGATACAGCGTCACGCCAGTTTATTGACAGGTTGGTCGCGCTACTATCCAGTATCACGTTTGAACGCCCAAGCGAACGTAGTCTAATTCCAGCGACAACAATCGCTCACCTTGATGGGGAATGAGGGTATGCAACATTTTTTGAACATGCTGACAGGCTTTCTTGGTGAAAATGACTGGGTGGCCCAGGTCTTCATCGTGGTTTTCGTGGCGCTGCTGATTGATTTTGTGCAACGACGCATCTTGAACAGGCTGCATGTGAAACTTGTAAAGACCGAGAATTTTTGGGACGACTCAGTCGTCGATTCGCTTAAACAGCCGCTCAGCCTGTTGATCTGGATATTTGGCATCGCCTTTGCCGCCAGTATCGTGAGCCAGGAGACGGAGGCAGTCATCTTTGAGGCCGTGGAGCCCATCCGCTATGTCGCTATCATCGCGACATTGGCCTGGTTTCTCATCCGATTAATCCAGCGGGCCGAGGCGAACATCATTGCCAAGCGCGTGGCGGCGGGAAAGCCCTATGACCGCACCACGATGGACGCCGTTGCCAAGCTGCTGCGGCTGTCCGTCATCATTACCGCGGTACTTGTGGCGATGCAAACGCTGGGCTTCAGTGTAGCGGGCGTAGTGGCCTTCGGGGGCGTTGGTGGTATTGCCATCGGCTTTGCGGCTCAGTCCCTGCTTGCCAATTTCTTTGGCGCCATAATGATCTATCTCGATCGCCCGTTTGAGGTCGGTGACTGGATACGATCCCCGGATCGAGATATTGAAGGGACAGTGGAAGACATCGGTTGGCGGCTCACGCGCATTCGAACCTTCGACAAGCGTCCCTTATATGTCCCCAACTCCACGTTCACGCAGATTGCGGTGGAGAACCCGTCGAGGATGCACAATCGGCGTATTAAAGAAACCATCGGTATACGGTATGACGACGCCAACAAGATGGGGAAGATCGTGCAAGAGGTGGAAAACATGCTACGCGAGCATCCTGAGATCGAAACCGATCAGATGCTCATGGTGAATTTCAATACCTTTGCAGCATCCTCGCTTGACTTTTTTATCTATACCTTTACCAAGACCACGGACTGGGCGAAGTATCATAAGGTCAAGCAAGATGTTTTACTGCGCATCCTAGAGATCATCGATTCCCATGGGGCCGAGGTGGCCTTTCCGACCTCTACGGTGCATATCCCGAATGGCCTCCCAACCTACCATGAGACTGCTGATCGGGAAGCCCCGCCACAGGAACGCCTGGCGCGCTGAGGCTCCTGTGTCGTGACCATGACAGGTCGGCGCTGGCGTTGGGGCGGCAGCAAGTACGCCAAGGCTTGCTTCTTCGAATCTTCCGTATACAGGTGACTTTGCTTCCGGGCAGGGTGCCTGTACGCTTATCGCCATGGATTTGGAATTTACGAAAATGCACGGTCTCGGAAATGATTTCGTGCTGTTCAACGCCCTTGCGGACCCCATCACGTTGAGCCCGGAGCAGATTCGATTTATCGCGGATCGCCGTTTTGGCGTGGGCTGCGATCAAGTCTTGTTGCTGGAATCTGCTAATGTACCAGGTGCGGACGTGCGCTTTCGGATTTACAATGCGGATGGCGCTGAGGTGGAACAGTGCGGAAACGGTGTCCGTTGTGTCGGTCGCTTTCTTTGGGAACATGGCCTTGTGGACAAGGATGAGATTGTGGTGGAGACCCTCAATGGACTGCTGACGCTGTACCGTCAGGCGAATGGGCAGGTTAAAGTAACGATGGGGATCCCAGAATTTGCACCGGAGGAGATCCCCATGCTTGCCAAATCGGCCGCAAACAGTTATGTACTACAGGTGGGAGACGAGCAGATCGAAGTCGCTGCAGTGTCTATGGGTAATCCCCACGCGATCATTAAAGTTGACGATACCGACGCAGCGCCGGTACGTAAGCTAGGACCCCTCGTTGAACGGCACGAAGTATTTCCAAACGGCGCCAATGTCAGCTTTATGCAGGTCATCGATTCTTCCCACATTCGCTTACGGGTCTGGGAAAGAGGGGTTGGGGAGACCCTGGCTTGCGGGACGGGTGCCTGTGCGGCGGTGGTCGCAGGGCACCTGTTATCCTTGCTCGATGACGACGTCGACGTCACACTGCCGGGCGGACATCTGCAGATTCGTTGGCGGGGTGGCCAGGAACCGGTCTGGATGACGGGCCCTGCGACTCAGGTATTTGAGGGGCGCATTGAGCTATGACGACTCAGAAGAAGATTGGGGTAGAACCACCACTGCTGACCGCGGAAGCAGTGGCCGCTTATTTGAGGGAAAATCCGCGATTCTTTGTTGACCATGTAGAGTTGCTGGCAGACCTTAAGATTCCCCATGCAACCGGGGAGGCGGTATCACTGGTTGAGCGCCAGGTGTCGGTGCTGCGCGATCAAAACTACCAGTTGCACAAAAAGCTTCGGGAACTGGTGGATATAGCGCGAGGTAACGAAGAGCTGGCACGCCGCATGCATCGCATGATCTTGACCCTGATGGATGCTCAGAGTCCTGAAGCGGTCTTTCATAGTCTAAAGGAGCATCTCCGCAACGACTTCAAGGCCGATGTCATTATCGTGCGCGTATTTGCCAAAGCAGTGGTTGACGAGAGTATCGCGGGCGAAGAGTTCGTTGGCAGGGATGTTCCGGAGAAGGCCCTGTTTGCGGAGCTTATTACACGTGCGCAGCCTTCATGCGGTCGCTTAAAACGTAAACAGCAAGCTTACCTATTCGGTGGTGAGCGGGACGATATCGCCTCTGCCGTATTGGTTCCGCTGCACGGTGCTGGCTGGGGTGGGGTGATGGCCATAGGCAGCTATGATCCGCAGCGCTTCCACCCTGGTCTGGGCGTCGAGCTGCTCGCGAATATGGGCGAGATTGTGAGTTTAATTTTGAATTCGTGGATCGCCGATTAGGCGGTGTGACACTTGCAAACGTCAGCGATCGAACGGTTTCTCGAGACCCTCAACCACCTTTCTGTCAACACCCGCAACGCTTATCGATGCGATTTGAGCTTCCTCGTCTGCTACTGCGGCAGAGAAGGGATTGATACTTGGAGAGCGTTGGATGCCGGGCACATACGTGCATTTATCGCCTGGCGTCACCGTCAGGGAATCGGCGGGCGTAGCCTACAACGCAGTCTCTCGGCGGTCAGAACCTTCTACAGGTTTCTTTCTGACGAGGGCGTCGTCACCCATAATCCTGCGGAGGGGATTTACGCCCCGAAGACGCCTCGCAAGTTGCCAAAGGTCCTGGATGTCGATCAAACGACACGCCTAGTGGATATCAATGCCGCCGATCCCCTAGCGCAGCGGGATCGCGCCATGCTGGAGTTGATGTATTCCTCAGGACTTAGGCTTTCCGAACTGGTCGCCCTGAACATGGACGAAGTGGATCTTGACGATGCCATCGTGGGCGTGACGGGCAAGGGCAACAAACGGCGTTATGTGCCCATTGGGCGATATGCCGTCGACGCACTGAACCGGTGGCTGCAGATCCGAGGCGGGTTGGCCAGTTCCGAGGAAACTGCATTGTTTGTTAGTCGGCGTGGTAAGCGCCTAGGCGCGCGAGCGGTGCAGGAGCGCCTCCGGCAGTGGGCTATTCGACAGGGACTTCCAACTCATGTTCATCCACACATGCTCCGGCACTCCTTCGCAAGCCATTTATTGGAATCCAGCGGTGATCTGCGTGCTGTCCAGGAATTGTTGGGCCACGCGGATATCAGGACAACACAAGTGTATACGCATCTGGATTTTCAGCACCTCGCGAAGGTCTACGATGCGGCTCACCCACGCGCTCGCAGGAAAAAAAGTTCATAACCCCTGCCAAACGCAGCGGTTCTGAGGGTGCATAGTTCCTTATTGATCAGCTTTTCTGAGGATGTGCTGAGTTCGTGTACAATGCTCATCGTCACCCGATGAGTTCAGGCAATTGCAACAGTTTCAGGGCACTACGGTACTTTCTGTGCGTCGTCATGGTCGTGTGGTGATCGGCGGCGACGGGCAGGTCTCGTCCGGCAATACGATTATGAAGGGTAATGCCCGCAAGGTGCGCCGCCTGTTCCACGACACCGTTCTCGCCGGGTTTGCGGGCGGAACAGCAGATGCCTTTACCCTGTTCGAGCGCTTCGAAGGCAAACTGGAAACGCATCAGGGAAATCTAACCCGCGCGGCGGTTGAACTGGCTAAGGACTGGCGCACCGATCGTATTTTGCGCCGCCTTGAGGCCATGCTCGCTGTCGCAGACAAGTCCACGTCGCTCATTATCTCGGGCAACGGAGATGTGATCGAGCCCGAGGATAATCTGATGGCCATTGGCTCTGGGGCGCCCTATGTCCAAGCCGCGGCACGTGCCTTGCTGGACCATACAGAAATGGACGCACGAACCATCGTTGAGACTGCGCTCAACATTGCGGCAGATATTTGCGTCTATACCAACCATCAGTTGACCATCGATGAACTGGATGCAACCGAAAGGGAATAATTACGTTACGCGATGAATTTGATGACAGAGCTGACCCCTCAGGCCATTGTCAAGGAATTGAACAAGCACATTGTGGGACAGACCGCGGCAAAGCGGGCGGTGGCGATCGCTCTGCGTAATCGCTGGCGCAGGTCCCAAGTACCTGAAGAACTCAGAAACGAAATTACCCCGAAGAATATCCTGATGATTGGCCCCACTGGGGTGGGTAAAACAGAAATCGCGCGACGTCTTGCGAAGCTGGCCAATGCGCCCTTTATCAAGATTGAGGCAACAAAATTTACGGAGGTCGGATATGTCGGTCGTGATGTCGAATCCATCATCCGGGATCTGATGGACGTTGCGGCAAAGATGACCCGGGAGGAGGAGCTTCGCAAAGTACGTCGCCGTGGCGAAGAGGCTGCTGAGGAGCGTGTGCTCGATATTTTGTTACCAAGAGCTCGGGGTGTTAGCGAGAAGTCTGAGGATGAAGCAGCGGAAACGTCATCAACCCGAGAGCGGTTTCGCCTGATGCTACGTGAAGGAGGACTAGCTGAGAAAGAAATCGAGGTGGAAGTCAGCGTGCCCGCGATCGGCGTAGAGATTATGGCGCCGCCGGGAATGGAGGAGATGACCAGCCAGCTCCAGGATATGTTTCAAAATCTTGGAGGAGGACGAAAGCGCGTTCGTAGGGTGCGTGTGAAAGACGCGTTGAAGCTCCTAGCTGAGGAAGAAGCGTCGAAGCTCATCAATGATGAGGACCTTAAGGCACGTGTCCTGGAAAATGTGGAACAGAACGGCATCGTTTTTCTCGATGAGATCGACAAGATAGCGAAACGCTCAGAACATGGCGGGCCCGATGTATCTCGTGAGGGAGTGCAAAGAGATTTATTGCCAATAGTGGAGGGCTCCACCGTAACAACCAAGTATGGGATGGTAAGAACCGACTTCATTCTTTTTATTGCCTCAGGTTCGTTCCTGATGGTAAAACCTTCCGACCTTATCCCGGAACTGCAGGGCCGTCTTCCCATTCGAGTTGAGTTAGATGCACTTGGTGTTGACGATTTTGTTCGAATTCTCACAGAGCCGGATGCGTCTTTGACGGAACAGTATGCGGCGCTCATGGAGAGCGAAGGAGTCACGGTGGAGTTCACCAAAGACGCACTTAGCCGAATCGCAGAGATGGCCTGGCAGGTCAATGAAACAACAGAGAATATCGGCGCTAGGCGGCTACATACAGTGATGGAACGCCTGCTGGAGGAACTCTCCTTCGAGGCGTCTGCCAGGCGCGGTGAGAACGTGCGAATCGATGCAGCCTATGTGAATGCTCATCTCGGTGCTCTCATCCAGGACGAAGACCTAACACGTTATATTCTCTAGATGTGTTTGCCCAGGATGTCCGTGCAGGACATGGGCGCTCCTTTTTTTATCCGCAAACTGATAAGAAAGAGAAACAAAAGGAAATGGCCAAGCCAATCCCCACCATGATCAACTTGCACCAGGCTTCGCGTGTACTTGAAATCAGCTTTGATGATGGATCTCAATTCGATCTTTCCTGCGAACTTCTAAGGGCTTATTCACCCTCGGCGGAAGTGCGTGGCCACGGTGCCGGACAAGGCGTTCTGCAAACAGGCAAGGAGATGGTTACGATCCGAAATATTGAGCAGGTAGGTAACTACGCGGTGAAGTTAGATTTCGACGATGGACATAACACAGGCATCTATTCCTGGGACTACCTGTACGATCTAGGGCAGAACAAAGAGCGCTATTGGCAAGAGTATCTCGCCGCACTTGAGAAGGCAGGATATCAGCGCGACCCCGTGAAATGAGCAGCTCTGGCACAATGTATTTTGGCAGTCAGCCCGTCTCCCCGGATGAGAAGACTCGTCGGGTCAAGCACGTATTTGATTCCGTTGCACCGCGTTACGATGTGATGAATGACCTGATGTCATTGGGTGTTCACCGCTTGTGGAAACGCTTTATGGTACATTTGGCTGGTGTTCGCCGTGACCATCAGGTGCTGGATGTGGCTGGGGGCACGGGCGACCTGGCGTACCACTTTGCGCACCTTGTTGGCCCGAAAGGCAGGGTGGTGCTTGCCGACATCAATCCTTCAATGCTGGCGCTTGGCAGGGATTCGCTCATCAATCGAGGATTGGTCACGAACGTTCATTATGTCCAGGCCGACGTGGAGTGCTTGCCTTTTCCAGACAATGTGTTCGACTGCGTCAGTATTGCGTTTGGGTTACGCAATGTGACCGATCAACAAACGGCGCTTGCTTCCATGTATAGGAGCTTGAAATTTGGAGGACGCTTGCTGATTTTGGAGTTTTCCCATGTGACTCTTCCATTTCTTAAGCGCGCCTATGATGCGTATTCGTTCAGGATCCTGCCGTGGCTAGGTAATGTGGTAGCAGGCGATACGAAGAGCTATCAATACTTGGTTGAGTCGATCCGCAAACATCCTAATCAGGAATCGCTTGTCGAGTTAATGGGTAACGCAGGCTTTGTGCATATTGATTATTACAATCTTTCGGGTGGTATTGTCGCTGTTCATAGAGGACATAAAGTGTGAACGTCTACGTCGGAAGCCCCCAGGTTTATTTCAAGTTCTTTAGGACGCCGTGTTGACTATCCCGGCATCCTTTATTGTCAATCTTGAGAAATGGCTTAACCAGCTTATTCAGCTTGACCCCGCAGCGAGGGGGGCGTTTGGAGAACTGTCAGGTAAAGTGATCGCGGTTGAGTTTATAGAACCCGCCGTTGTTTTTTATCTTCTGCCGCAGGAAGAAGGCATTCGTTTGCACACCGCTTTTGAGGGTGCCGTCAATGTGCGCATTTCGGGCAGGCCATTGGCACTCCTTTCGATGGCGATGCGCCGCCCAGGCGATCAACCTACGGTGTCTGGTGACGTGGAAGTGAGCGGGGATGTCCGGCTTGCTCAGCGATTTCAGCGGATCTTGGATGAAGTGGATATCGATTGGGAAGAGCTGTTATCCCGCTGGGTTGGAGACATCGCCGCTCATCAGCTTGGCAAGTTTGGGAGAAGCTTGCGTGAATGGGCGGGTGAGACCAAGCGTACCCTGGAAATGGACATATCGGAGTACCTTCGGGAGGAGAGCGACCTTGTCGCACGTCAGGAGGATGTCGCTGAGTTCGTCGATGCGGTGGACACGTTGCGAGGCGATCTAGATCGGCTCGAAGAGAGCCTTAAGCAAATAGAACGCGACGCACTGGAGGAGCGATAGCGTTACCGTCATGGTGACCCCTGGACAGTTTCTTCGGATACTCACGATTCAACGGGTCCTGATCCGTCATGGCCTCGATGAAATCATCTTGGCTACTCATTTGTTTAGGCCGGTTAGATTCCTGCTCTATCTCCTGCCATGGAATTGGATGCACAGTCATCAGGTACCGAGGGCAGAGCGCCTACGTCGGGCACTTGAAGATCTTGGCCCTATCTTTGTGAAGTTCGGACAACTCCTGTCCACCCGTCGTGATCTGTTGCCCGACGACATCGTAGCGGAACTGGCTAGGCTTCAAGATAGCGTTCCCCCATTTCCCGGTGATGTCGCACGGCAAATTATCGAAAAGGCATATGGACATGGTGTGGATGAGGTGTTTGTTGAATTCAACGAGACGCCATTGGCATCCGCCTCAATCGCACAGGTTCACGCAGCCAGACTAAGGGACGGGCGAGAGATGATCGTCAAAGTGGTGCGGCCCGGCATTGAGAAAGGGATCCGACGGGATGTAGGTCTTCTGTTTATCCTTGCGGATATGGCGGAGCGCTATTGGCGTGACGGCAAGTACCTGCGGCCGACCCGGGTAGTCGCTGAGTTTGAAAAAACTTTGCTAAACGAATTGGACTTGATGCGCGAGGCGGCTAATGCTTCGCAACTGCGGCGGAATTTTGCGCATTCGGAGCAACTATACGTACCGGAGGTGGATTGGGGGCTCACCCGTCGCAACGTCATGGTTATGGAGCGCATTTCTGGGATACCCGTCAGCGACATTGATGGGTTAAAGCGGGCCGGCATCGATCTGAGGTGGCTAGCCGAGGCGGGCGTGGAATCGTTTTTCACCCAGGTCTTTCGCGATAGTTTCTTCCACGCGGATATGCACCCAGGCAACATCTTCGTGACGGTGCCAGATGGAGGTCAATCCGCGAAATTTGTGTTTGTGGACTTTGGGATTATGGGTTCCCTGAGCGAGTACGATC containing:
- a CDS encoding DUF971 domain-containing protein codes for the protein MAKPIPTMINLHQASRVLEISFDDGSQFDLSCELLRAYSPSAEVRGHGAGQGVLQTGKEMVTIRNIEQVGNYAVKLDFDDGHNTGIYSWDYLYDLGQNKERYWQEYLAALEKAGYQRDPVK
- the ubiE gene encoding bifunctional demethylmenaquinone methyltransferase/2-methoxy-6-polyprenyl-1,4-benzoquinol methylase UbiE, encoding MSSSGTMYFGSQPVSPDEKTRRVKHVFDSVAPRYDVMNDLMSLGVHRLWKRFMVHLAGVRRDHQVLDVAGGTGDLAYHFAHLVGPKGRVVLADINPSMLALGRDSLINRGLVTNVHYVQADVECLPFPDNVFDCVSIAFGLRNVTDQQTALASMYRSLKFGGRLLILEFSHVTLPFLKRAYDAYSFRILPWLGNVVAGDTKSYQYLVESIRKHPNQESLVELMGNAGFVHIDYYNLSGGIVAVHRGHKV
- a CDS encoding SCP2 sterol-binding domain-containing protein, encoding MTIPASFIVNLEKWLNQLIQLDPAARGAFGELSGKVIAVEFIEPAVVFYLLPQEEGIRLHTAFEGAVNVRISGRPLALLSMAMRRPGDQPTVSGDVEVSGDVRLAQRFQRILDEVDIDWEELLSRWVGDIAAHQLGKFGRSLREWAGETKRTLEMDISEYLREESDLVARQEDVAEFVDAVDTLRGDLDRLEESLKQIERDALEER
- the ubiB gene encoding ubiquinone biosynthesis regulatory protein kinase UbiB encodes the protein MVTPGQFLRILTIQRVLIRHGLDEIILATHLFRPVRFLLYLLPWNWMHSHQVPRAERLRRALEDLGPIFVKFGQLLSTRRDLLPDDIVAELARLQDSVPPFPGDVARQIIEKAYGHGVDEVFVEFNETPLASASIAQVHAARLRDGREMIVKVVRPGIEKGIRRDVGLLFILADMAERYWRDGKYLRPTRVVAEFEKTLLNELDLMREAANASQLRRNFAHSEQLYVPEVDWGLTRRNVMVMERISGIPVSDIDGLKRAGIDLRWLAEAGVESFFTQVFRDSFFHADMHPGNIFVTVPDGGQSAKFVFVDFGIMGSLSEYDQRYLAENFLAFLKRDYRRVAELHVESGWVPPGTRVDEFEFAIRTVCEPLFERPLKEISFGRLLFGLFQTARRFNMEILPQLILLQKTLVNIEGLGRQLYPDLDLWQTARPLLERWMGKRVGVRGLVKSTRENFPLWVEKLPDLPNKLIDLVERARNGKLQVEWHSTEIERLRREIRQTNRRSVLTIIASAFIISAALVFALDGFTPTMLGSAPVLTWLLGGLGVLMLLAASSDM